The genomic window CGCGTATTGGGCCCCTGACGCCCCTCGAAATTGCGGTTGGTTGTGGAAATTACACGCTGGAATTCACCAAAAGTTTCACCCCCAGCGTAAAAGCACATCGAACATCCGGAGTCGCGCCACTCAAAGCCCGCTTCGGTAAAAATGCGGTCCAGCCCCTCCTGTTCCGCTGCCCTCTTCACCCGCCGGGATCCAGGCACGACAACGCCGCGTACACCGGGAGCGATGCGACGCCCGTTCACGATGGCTGCCGCCGCGCGCAGGTCGCTCAGGCGGCTGTTGGTACAGGAGCCGATAAAAGCCGCGTTGACTGCGATATCCACCATCGTCTGTCCGGCCTGCAAGCCCTGGTACTGCAACGCCTTAGCGGCCGCCTCCCGACGGTGAGGCTCAAGATGCTCGTCGGGGCCGGGAATGCGAGCGCTAATGCCAACAGCCTGCTCGGGGCTGGTCCCCCAGGTCACCACGGGCTCGATTTCCCCTGCATCGACAACCAACTCACGTTCAAAGGCCGCATTGTCATCGCTGCGCAAGGTTCGCCAGTATTCAACCGCATCGCGCCAGTGTTCACCCTTGGGAGCGAAATCCCGTCCGTCGAGGTAGGCCTCAACTTTTTCATCGGGCGCAATCAATGCGGTAAACGCGGAGAACTCCACTGCCATGTTGCACAGGGTGAAGCGGGCCTCCACTTCCAGCTGTCGTATCGCTGAGCCGGAAAACTCCACTGCATAGCCGGCAGCGCCATTCGCTCCAAAGCGTGCAATGAGGTGCAGTATCAAGTCCTTGGCGGTCACACCGGGGCGCAACGCCCCGTCCACGATCACCCGCATATTTTTTGGTTTGCGTACCCGCAAGGTACCGGTTGCCAGTGCGTGCTCTGCCTCACTTGAACCGATCCCCCACGCCAGAGCACCAATGGCTCCCTGAGTACACGTATGACTATCGGGGCAAACCAGGGTCAGGCCTGGCAATACCAGACCCTGTTCCGGGGATATCACGTGTACGATCCCCTGGTCAGCGTCATCGACATCGAAAAGCCGGATATTGGCTGTGCGGGTTTCACTGCGTGTCGCCCTGATAAAGTCAGCACCCGAGGGCATCAGT from Microbulbifer aggregans includes these protein-coding regions:
- the leuC gene encoding 3-isopropylmalate dehydratase large subunit encodes the protein MAISGASTLFDKLWSDHAVCDLENGETLLYVDRVFLHERTGAVALQSLRSAGYDVRDARRVFCTMDHIVDTFPGRGDKTLMPSGADFIRATRSETRTANIRLFDVDDADQGIVHVISPEQGLVLPGLTLVCPDSHTCTQGAIGALAWGIGSSEAEHALATGTLRVRKPKNMRVIVDGALRPGVTAKDLILHLIARFGANGAAGYAVEFSGSAIRQLEVEARFTLCNMAVEFSAFTALIAPDEKVEAYLDGRDFAPKGEHWRDAVEYWRTLRSDDNAAFERELVVDAGEIEPVVTWGTSPEQAVGISARIPGPDEHLEPHRREAAAKALQYQGLQAGQTMVDIAVNAAFIGSCTNSRLSDLRAAAAIVNGRRIAPGVRGVVVPGSRRVKRAAEQEGLDRIFTEAGFEWRDSGCSMCFYAGGETFGEFQRVISTTNRNFEGRQGPNTRTHLASPETVAATAIAGSFTSAEMLANSESLIA